Proteins encoded by one window of Drosophila melanogaster chromosome X:
- the nocte gene encoding no circadian temperature entrainment, isoform B: MSTLGGSRGERNAKPKFTALDINRMYKNSRGESSEPSAQKNQVPRKHGMQILGKVPSARRPPANLPSLKAETHTSSNNNLLVSVEGATSGGAGAGGAAGSGAAGTNTSHNNTTAHSGSSGTSGGAGSGGGGTASSSAGGHLSQQLTHSQHQHNNNVALGPNAGKFVNSNNGSSNNNAGSSGSGNKNFKLINNSVGSSGGGGQGGSGGGGSSGVGGGSGSGSGGHSVNSPKTWSAITTGHERGSGGQNYGRQQQQVVPHYQSPQFQYEFPTLDGTVGSGAGGGSGAGVGSGSGAGKSHYQNQVHHAGHQNHHQHQQHHQQHQQHHHQQQQHHRDYHHGHGRQYGHHSHRDYRDGSDDVGGGSADLGELSLRPQNDTAAWLQQQEKAAKVAAAAAADQGLNLQGPGHHQMGGNGGAGGGSGGAVPLPILSLMPSFMRSGAPMPASGATAASILAGGSLDTSALPNAPYQNGILGARSASPAVVGSGSFRAATAIPKRPPTSSSPPQSGLGIGGSPTPPQSQQQANGGAGGAGRKDKDYVVEPEVAQMQRPIIREEDLERLNAIAKDDSWTKQDDIDFTKKLAFSDDESTPEEHQGQGKQHSSAQLQAQGSSSSTDQRKLSASTTSWQRGKESTDRDQPSEGIQDQQQQLQQQQQQQEVRQQNGHRGSSGNVGAPVAGGIALDASVYERVKQRKEEEERREMERKQAAAKKLQELEMKMNSKKAAAAALAGAEGGVSSASVPLSNEVPPTSAPLGNASEDEGGGQGGGGGLNRRPRGSISSLGSGVTPTGGAGGGGGGVSSSSSAGGDYGQKNFLTHFQSNLPPRFQRQQQQQQQQLPRLEKSASASSAFDSNSRYLQKGGVSGGGGGVSGGAQANAGQGRSISGGYVQRGASVGGSSGYGRNRHDSSSAREDQDLDQQRFTRGQDYRQAQALPRSISENSHRKTSVSSAGDDVLGGSCSSWAEQTDAEQKVHHRHREESFSSSHSHDSAVQIKILQRPARQPSLSEESSTQQKQLPASPQQQKTLTTDPMPTQILRRSVDIDKSGDERAEDKSALESDDKAKSAGKVEEDKSGNKRVSPRSGAACGGRGGRGYAGSSGGSSVGSGSSYRGQRNASDWGSSRGSGGAGGRRYYGSGGEQSEHSEDVDEECYSSGGGGAARRSPKESGNGAPNSGASANKAGFSPRGEPSRRGRGGLSSGGGASASCYRRQPVGTGSAGGSGSGGSGRSYGRLGYEEYGKQQRTSESETDLDKTKQNQLALSAGLHKPSKDDKDLPALGGEEKDKTAALAPAHNTALLAKDELQKDAAGRLPLPPGLAAPGSAVGSVTATSSSVVVPGAADKKKIESCAVVGGEKVTGSKLPAIGEKTSLGAVGSGPSTSLLLDAGAPVNTIIFENSTYKQQAAAASVVTKPGTLSVSSSGATMTVDSLSSALSQMSFGGKATAAGSGDDSQDMKLGFSFGDDPTTPLKVVDNIDKTASQQQQQQQQQHSQQQQQQQQQQNNSTADLNMKIASVKKVWESATPMSDGPSPAQVQQQQQQQPQQQQQSQVQVAAQQQQQQVVGPQQAGDDGSGHMSAASFVAAVAASQHQQQHQQMPHYAVSAVHMQSHHHQQQQQQQQAAVAAAQAQHHQQQQAQAHHQHHALSSPGPVPGSHGHGYSHGSPFDAGSLEQQFQQEDYPSPQQQQQAHQKTKQLQQQQHLGMSPPPSQQQQQQHSQQQQQAQHQQQQQQAHQQQQQQQQPSFYQASPQFGVGGIPTIPSPPAVVYNSSQMPPPSQGGNLYAPFHSLDHSSRSPAYSAAAAAHSYPNPYAAAAAAAAAAAAGGGPFNVNVNAYAMQTPHGGSLPPTAPTPDMYSNLSSQFRLGGGPGPGPGPFGQPSSQQLSNPSNHAAVAIISSSSNSMMSSGAAKPPQSQQTIGAIGSKSAGSGGGPGPGPGPYATTQTYMNLYAAPPPQHPGQGGPPPGAHQLQSNSFYSNSAPGGPSGPQFYGGPPPQGNGGAQSYGLATAAGMYGGHQGGPPGSNGPPGPPQSQHTMGTFNTPFMNSQLLTAASINQYRGGPTPGAAYLKGNQGQTHMQDSMGRQLKSPLSADMSLGLAKQVQSQPSPPHHKNYGAWDLQNQVLQQQQQQSQQQQQQQQRQVGGGNGPSMNALGGRGSGAVGSGSGNGGGGGGGAGGSQVGGNGGGNGVGSVGQSGGGGQGRYPTPIQRPNNYPQHPQQQQQQQQQQQQQREQAAAAAVAAQRAQNMRQVTGAGGGVAGSAGGGGSQTPVGPAGGNGGPGGAGGGGGAGGAAGSGPGKPYYANNASGAAVAANRGEWHAN; the protein is encoded by the exons ATGAGTACACTGGGGGGAAGTAGGGGAGAGCGAAATGCCAAGCCCAAATTCACAGCGTTAGATATAAATCGCATGTACAAGAATAGCCGC GGCGAGTCAAGTGAACCATCTGCACAAAAGAATCAAGTGCCACGTAAACATGGAATGCAAATCTTGGGCAAAGTGCCGTCCGCTAGGCGACCACCAGCCAATTTGCCATCCCTGAAGGCCGAGACccacaccagcagcaacaacaatctcTTAGTCTCAGTCGAAG gAGCCACATCTGGTGGGGCGGGCGCAGGCGGAGCAGCGGGATCTGGCGCGGCAGGAACCAACACTAGCCACAACAACACCACTGCCCACAGCGGAAGTTCAGGAACGAGCGGCGGAGCGGGATCAGGCGGCGGAGGAACTGCGTCTTCATCTGCTGGTGGCCATCTATCCCAGCAGCTGACTCACAGCCAGCATCAGCACAATAATAACGTCGCTCTCGGCCCTAACGCCGGAAAGTTtgtcaacagcaacaacggcagcagcaacaacaacgccgGCAGCTCAGGCAGCGGCAACAAGAACTTCAAATTAATCAACAACTCCGTGGGCAGTTCCGGCGGAGGCGGACAAGGAGGGTCGGGCGGCGGCGGATCGTCAGGAGTAGGAGGTGGATCAGGGTCAGGATCGGGCGGACACTCAGTCAACTCACCCAAGACATGGTCTGCAATTACCACAGGACACGAGCGGGGCTCGGGCGGTCAGAACTATggacgccagcaacagcaggtgGTCCCCCATTATCAGAGTCCACAGTTCCAGTACGAATTTCCCACGCTGGACGGCACAGTTGGCAGCGGCGCCGGCGGAGGATCGGGAGCGGGTGTGGGTTCAGGATCTGGAGCGGGCAAGAGCCATTACCAGAATCAGGTGCACCATGCCGGCCACCAAAACCATcaccagcatcagcagcaccaccagcagcatcaacagcaccaccaccagcagcaacagcaccatcGGGACTACCACCATGGCCACGGGCGCCAGTATGGACACCACTCGCATCGCGACTACAGAGATGGCAGCGACGACGTCGGCGGCGGGTCCGCGGATCTGGGCGAGCTCAGCCTTCGGCCACAGAACGACACGGCCGCCTGgttgcagcagcaggagaaggCGGCCAAGGTGGCAGCAGCTGCGGCAGCGGACCAGGGCCTCAACCTACAGGGCCCGGGCCACCATCAGATGGGCGGTAATggcggagcaggaggaggGTCGGGCGGAGCTGTGCCCCTGCCCATACTATCGCTGATGCCCTCGTTCATGCGTAGCGGAGCTCCGATGCCCGCCAGTGGAGCGACAGCGGCCAGCATCTTGGCCGGCGGATCGTTGGACACTTCTGCGTTGCCCAACGCTCCCTACCAGAACGGAATCCTGGGTGCTCGGTCTGCCTCGCCAGCTGTGGTGGGCAGTGGAAGCTTCAGGGCGGCCACTGCCATTCCCAAGCGACCACCGACCTCCTCGTCGCCCCCACAATCTGGCCTAGGCATTGGAGGATCACCCACTCCCCCACAATCCCAGCAGCAGGCCAACGGAGGCGCTGGCGGAGCCGGGCGCAAGGATAAGGACTACGTGGTGGAGCCGGAGGTGGCCCAAATGCAGCGTCCTATCATACGCGAAGAGGACTTGGAGCGCCTCAACGCCATCGCCAAGGACGATAGCTGGACCAAGCAGGACGACATTGACTTCACGAAGAAACTAGCATTCTCGGACGATGAGTCCACTCCGGAAGAGCACCAAGGCCAGGGCAAGCAGCACAGCTCCGCCCAACTGCAGGCGCAAGGATCCTCCTCCTCAACCGATCAACGAAAGCTGTCCGCTTCCACAACCAGTTGGCAGCGCGGCAAGGAGAGCACCGATCGCGACCAGCCATCGGAAGGCATTCaggatcagcagcagcagcttcagcagcaacagcagcagcaagaggTTCGCCAACAGAATGGCCACCGCGGTAGCTCTGGCAACGTTGGAGCACCAGTGGCCGGTGGAATTGCCTTGGATGCCAGCGTGTACGAGCGAGTAAAGCAGCGCAAGGAGGAGGAAGAGCGTCGCGAGATGGAACGCAAGCAGGCGGCTGCTAAGAAGTTGCAAGAACTGGAAATGAAGATGAATAGCAAAAAGGCAGCGGCTGCGGCTCTGGCTGGAGCCGAGGGCGGCGTGTCCTCTGCCTCAGTCCCGTTGAGCAATGAGGTGCCACCCACGTCCGCACCGCTAGGCAATGCCAGCGAAGATGAGGGCGGAGGCcaaggcggcggcggaggGTTGAATCGTCGACCCCGGGGAAGCATCTCTAGCTTGGGAAGCGGCGTAACACCCACGGGAGGAgctggcggcggcggcggaggagttTCGTCATCCTCGTCAGCAGGCGGCGACTATGGTCAAAAGAACTTCCTTACCCATTTCCAATCAAATTTACCACCACGTTTCCagcgccagcaacagcaacaacagcagcagctgccgcgCTTGGAGAAGAGCGCCTCGGCAAGCAGTGCATTCGATAGCAATTCCCGCTACCTCCAGAAGGGAGGAGTAagcggaggaggcggtggtgtAAGTGGAGGAGCGCAAGCCAATGCTGGCCAGGGTCGCAGCATCTCCGGCGGTTATGTGCAGCGTGGTGCAAGTGTCGGAGGAAGCAGCGGATACGGACGAAATCGTCACGACAGCAGCAGTGCTCGGGAGGATCAGGATCTGGATCAGCAGCGTTTCACCCGTGGCCAGGACTATCGGCAGGCACAAGCTCTGCCGCGCAGCATATCTGAGAACTCGCACCGTAAGACCAGCGTCTCATCGGCTGGCGACGATGTGCTGGGTGGCTCGTGCTCCTCATGGGCGGAGCAAACGGATGCCGAGCAGAAGGTGCACCATCGGCACCGCGAGGAGAGCTTCTCCTCGTCGCACAGCCATGACTCGGCAGTGCAAATAAAGATCCTGCAACGCCCGGCCCGACAGCCGAGCCTCAGTGAGGAGTCCTCGACCCAGCAGAAACAGCTGCCCGCCtcgccgcagcagcaaaagaCGCTGACGACAGATCCCATGCCTACCCAGATTCTGCGACGCAGCGTGGATATCGATAAGTCCGGTGATGAGCGCGCGGAGGACAAGTCTGCATTGGAATCTGATGACAAGGCGAAGTCGGCTGGCAAGGTGGAGGAGGACAAGAGCGGCAATAAGCGGGTAAGTCCCAGGAGCGGAGCTGCTTGCGGAGGTCGAGGTGGCCGTGGTTATGCCGGCAGCTCTGGTGGATCATCCGTCGGATCGGGCAGTAGCTACCGCGGCCAGAGAAATGCCAGCGATTGGGGAAGCAGTCGTGGAAGCGGCGGCGCCGGCGGCAGGCGCTACTACGGCAGCGGCGGTGAGCAATCGGAGCACTCCGAGGATGTGGACGAGGAGTGTTACAGCAGTGGAGGAGGCGGAGCCGCTCGTCGCAGCCCAAAGGAATCGGGCAACGGTGCGCCCAATTCCGGTGCGTCGGCAAACAAGGCAGGATTCTCGCCACGCGGCGAACCATCTAGACGTGGTCGAGGCGGCCTCTCTAGCGGAGGAGGCGCCTCTGCTTCTTGTTACCGTCGACAGCCCGTGGGCACTGGATCCGCTGGTGGATCTGGTTCGGGCGGATCGGGCCGCAGCTATGGCAGACTTGGCTACGAGGAATATGGCAAGCAACAGCGAACTTCCGAGTCGGAGACGGACCTAGACAAGACCAAGCAGAACCAGCTGGCACTCAGCGCCGGCCTGCACAAACCAAGCAAGGATGACAAGGATTTGCCTGCGCTTGGGGGCGAGGAGAAGGACAAGACTGCCGCCCTGGCGCCTGCCCATAACACTGCCCTGCTAGCAAAGGATGAATTACAGAAAGATGCAGCGGGTCGCCTGCCGTTGCCTCCCGGCCTCGCAGCACCTGGCTCTGCAGTGGGATCCGTTACTGCCACATCCTCATCGGTCGTAGTTCCCGGTGCAGCGGACAAGAAGAAGATTGAATCCTGCGCCGTTGTCGGCGGTGAGAAGGTGACGGGTAGCAAGTTGCCCGCCATTGGGGAAAAGACTTCGCTCGGCGCCGTTGGCTCGGGTCCATCAACCAGTCTTCTACTGGACGCCGGCGCACCCGTCAACACGATTATATTTGAGAACTCCACGTACAAGCAGCAGGCAGCTGCCGCTTCCGTGGTAACCAAACCCGGAACGCTCTCGGTGTCAAGCAGTGGCGCCACCATGACCGTGGACAGCCTGTCCAGCGCACTCTCCCAAATGAGTTTCGGCGGCAAGGCGACGGCGGCGGGCTCTGGCGATGATTCGCAGGATATGAAACTAGGATTTAGCTTCGGTGACGATCCCACCACACCCCTCAAGGTTGTGGATAACATCGATAAAACGGCcagtcagcagcagcaacagcagcagcaacaacactctcaacagcaacaacaacagcagcagcagcaaaacaaTTCGACGGCGGATCTTAACATGAAGATAGCCAGCGTAAAGAAGGTTTGGGAGTCAGCCACGCCCATGTCCGACGGCCCATCGCCAGCAcaggtgcagcagcaacagcaacagcagccccaacagcaacaacagtccCAGGTGCAGGTGgcggcgcagcagcaacaacagcaggtGGTGGGACCGCAGCAGGCAGGTGACGACGGCAGTGGTCACATGAGCGCCGCCTCCTTTGTGGCAGCCGTGGCCGCCTcacagcatcagcagcaacaccagcaaatGCCGCACTACGCGGTGTCGGCGGTGCACATGcagagccaccaccaccaacagcagcagcaacagcagcaggcagcGGTGGCGGCAGCGCAGgcgcagcaccaccagcagcaacaggcacaggcgcaccaccagcaccatgCACTTTCCTCGCCGGGCCCGGTGCCCGGTAGTCATGGCCATGGCTACAGTCATGGATCGCCGTTCGACGCTGGATCGTTGGAGCAACAGTTCCAGCAAGAGGATTATCCCAgtccacagcagcaacagcaggcgcACCAGAAGACcaagcagttgcagcagcagcagcatctgggCATGTCACCGCCGcccagccagcagcaacagcagcagcactcgcaacagcagcagcaagcacagcaccagcaacaacagcagcaggcccatcagcagcagcaacagcagcagcagccttcATTCTACCAGGCGTCACCGCAGTTCGGCGTTGGAGGCATTCCCACTATCCCCAGTCCGCCGGCCGTGGTGTACAACTCGTCGCAGATGCCGCCACCGTCGCAGGGGGGTAATCTGTacgctccattccattcgcTCGATCATTCGAGCCGTTCGCCCGCCTACTCGGCGGCGGCGGCCGCCCACAGCTACCCGAACCCTTatgcggcagcagcagcggcggcggcggcagcggccgCTGGCGGAGGTCCCTTCAATGTCAACGTGAACGCATATGCGATGCAGACTCCGCACGGCGGCAGCCTACCGCCCACAGCGCCCACACCGGACATGTACTCGAACCTCTCTTCGCAGTTTCGATTGGGCGGTGGTCCGGGTCCCGGACCCGGTCCCTTTGGCCAGCCCAGCTCGCAGCAGTTAAGCAATCCGAGCAATCATGCTGCGGTGGCTATAATTTCGTCAAGCAGCAACTCCATGATGTCGTCAGGTGCGGCCAAACCGCCGCAGAGCCAGCAGACAATCGGTGCCATTGGCTCCAAGTCGGCAGGTAGCGGTGGCGGTCCAGGACCAGGACCTGGTCCCTATGCCACCACCCAGACGTATATGAATCTTTATGCGGCTCCACCGCCGCAACATCCAGGACAAGGTGGACCACCGCCGGGTGCCCATCAGCTGCAGTCGAACAGTTTCTACTCGAATTCGGCGCCAGGCGGTCCGAGCGGACCACAGTTCTACGGTGGTCCGCCGCCGCAGGGCAATGGTGGAGCGCAGAGCTATGGACTGGCCACCGCGGCCGGCATGTATGGCGGCCATCAGGGCGGACCGCCCGGCTCCAATGGGCCGCCGGGACCGCCGCAGTCGCAGCACACGATGGGCACGTTCAACACGCCGTTCATGAACTCGCAGCTGCTGACGGCGGCCAGCATTAATCAGTACCGCGGCGGACCAACGCCTGGAGCGGCTTATCTCAAGGGTAACCAGGGCCAGACACACATGCAAGACTCG ATGGGTCGTCAGCTGAAGAGTCCGCTGAGCGCTGACATGAGCCTCGGTCTGGCCAAGCAGGTGCAGTCGCAGCCCAGTCCACCGCATCACAAGAACTACGGCGCG TGGGATCTGCAGAACCAGGtgcttcagcagcagcagcagcaatctcagcagcaacagcagcagcaacagcgccAGGTCGGCGGCGGCAATGGTCCGAGCATGAACGCCTTGGGCGGTCGCGGCAGTGGAGCGGtgggcagcggcagcggcaacggcggaggaggaggaggaggagctggtggGTCCCAAGTGGGCGGCAATGGCGGCGGTAACGGCGTTGGCAGCGTGGGCCAAagtggcggcggcggccagGGACGCTATCCCACGCCCATTCAGCGGCCCAACAACTATCCGCAGCATccgcaacaacagcagcaacaacagcagcaacagcaacagcagagaGAGCAGGCGGCAGCTGCCGCCGTGGCGGCTCAGCGGGCACAGAATATGCGACAGGTGACCGGTGCCGGCGGAGGCGTGGCCGGAAGTGCAGGTGGCGGTGGTAGTCAAACACCAGTGGGACCGGCCGGCGGCAATGGTGGCCCCGGTGGCGcaggaggaggcggtggagcTGGCGGTGCAGCAGGATCAGGACCCGGAAAGCCCTACTATGCGAATAACGCTAGCGGAGCGGCCGTTGCGGCCAATCGAGGTGAGTGGCATGCGAACTGA